From Saccopteryx leptura isolate mSacLep1 chromosome 3, mSacLep1_pri_phased_curated, whole genome shotgun sequence, one genomic window encodes:
- the LOC136398268 gene encoding cilia- and flagella-associated protein 107-like, with translation MVNTFTKDTEKSPESVYRKEYVPFPGHRPDQIARWYGKKRIEGLPYKHLITHHQEPSRRYLISTYDDHYNRHAYNPGLPSRRAWDRQNLLWLPEKADFPLLAPPTNYGLYEQLKQRWLPPKAGLGESTYTSSFLRPPLCALSLREHAIPVPPPRLHPVPRF, from the exons ATGGTTAACACG TTCACCAAAGACACTGAGAAATCACCTGAGAGCGTTTACAGGAAAGAGTATGTGCCCTTCCCTGGCCATCGACCGGACCAGATCGCCAGGTGGTATGGGAAGAAGAGGATTGAG GGGCTCCCGTACAAACACCTGATCACCCACCACCAGGAGCCCTCGCGCCGCTATCTGATCAGCACGTACGACGACCATTACAACCGACATGCTTATAACCCGGGCCTGCCCTCACGCCGCGCCTGGGACAGACAGAATTTGCTGTGGCTACCGGAGAAAGCCGACTTCCCCCTTCTGG CTCCCCCAACGAATTATGGACTCTACGAGCAGCTGAAGCAGAGATGGCTCCCGCCCAAGGCTGGCCTGGGAGAGAGCACTTATACTTCGTCCTTCCTTAGACCACCGCTATGTGCCTTGTCCCTGCGGGAGCATGCCATCCCAGTCCCTCCCCCACGCCTGCACCCTGTCCCACGCTTCTGA